Genomic DNA from Nitrospirota bacterium:
TAGAAAAGCTCAACAAATCCAGTGCTGAACGGTTGCTGGAAGCGATATGACAGACTCTTCACTCATTCTCGTCCCGGCATCCAGCCGGGACTCCGAGGTCAGTATTACATCTCACCATCCAGGTGAGCCTTATGTAATACTGGAAACCGTTCAGAGTCTGTCATATCGCTTCCTTCTGATGTTTTGGGGGGTATTGCTGGGGCCGGATTTAATTGTTAATCGTTAACTTTCAGGAATAAAGAATGGAAAAACTACTGATATCAGGTGGTAAAAAACTCCGGGGGAGTGTCAGGGTGTCGGGGGCGAAGAATGCTGCCCTGCCTATAATGGCCTCAACTATTCTCGGCCATGGGACTCATAAACTCCGCCGCGTTCCCAATCTCCGCGATGTCTTTACAATGGGAAGGCTCCTTGAGCACCTGGGGGCAGAGTTTTCCCTGTCGGATTCAACGGCACTGATAAATACGGCGGATATCAAGGGCCATGAGGCCCCTTATGACCTTGTAAGGACTATGCGGGCCTCAGTGCTTGTGCTTGGGCCTTTGCTGGCCAGGCATGGGCGGGCAAGGGTTTCTCTGCCGGGTGGGTGCGCCATAGGTGCAAGGCCCATAAACCTCCATCTCCTTGGTCTTCAGAAGATGGGAGCACTCATCAGCCTTGATAAGGGTTATGTAAATGCCAGGACTCGGAGACTCAGGGGTGCAAATATCTGTTTTGACATTCCCACTGTTACCGGTACCGAAAACCTGATGATGGCTGCTACTCTTGCAAAAGGTCTGACGAGGCTGGAAAATGCCGCCCGAGAACCCGAGGTGATTGATCTTGCGAACGCCCTGATCAGTGCCGGAGCCCGGATAGAGGGGGCAGGCGAGAGTATAATTGAGATTGAAGGGGTAAAGGAGCTAAACTCTCTTGATTACGATATTATCCCTGACAGGATAGAGGCGGGGACATTTATGGCTGCAGCAGGGATAACAGGCGGTGAGATTGTCATGGAAGGTGTTAATAAAGAGCATATCGCAGCAGTTGTAGCAAAGCTTCAGGAGACAGGTATTAAATTTCAGGAGAGTGAGAAGGGACTTATGGTCAAAGGGCCTCAACGTCTCAGGGCCACTGATGTCAAGACCATGCCGTATCCTGGGTTTCCAACAGATATGCAGGCACAGTTTATGGCCCTGATGAGTGTTGCTGAAGGCACAAGTGTTATCAGTGAGACCATATTTGAAAACAGATTCATGCATGTTGCCGAGCTCAGAAGAATGGGGGCTGATATTAATATCGAGGGCTCAATTGCAACCGTAAAAGGGGTTAAATCGCTTAAAGGGGCACCTGTTATGGCTACAGACCTGCGGGCAAGTGCATCGCTGGTAGTAGCGGCCCTTGCTGCAAGGGGTGAGACCCTGATAGACAGAATTTATCATCTTGACCGGGGATACGAGTCGATAGAGAGCAAGCTTCGCTCCCTGGGTGCAAGGATTGAGAGGCAAAAAGGATAATATGCCATGATTACACTCGCCCTGCCTAAAGGCAGACTCCTCAGGGAGACGGTAAATATGCTTGGCCCTATGGGAATAACATTTACGGGTGACCTGGAGACCTCAAGGTCTCTGGTGCATGAGTCCGGAGATAAATCCCTCAGGATACTTTTGCTCAGGGCACGGGATGTGGCCACCTTTGTCGAATATGGCGGTGCAGATGCCGGTGTGGTTGGCAAGGACCTTTTAATGGAAGAGATTCCGGCGGTTTATGAACCCCTTGACCTCGGGTTTGGCCTTTGCAGGCTTGTTGTTGCCGAGCCGGAGAAGACCAGGGGAGAGCTGAAGACAAAGAGTTTAATAAGGATAGCGACTAAATATCCTGGTATTACCGAGAGATATTTTTCGTCGATGGGGGTGCAGGTCGAGATAATCAAGCTCTATGGTTCCATAGAGCTTGCTCCAATAGTGGGAATGGCAGATGGCATCGTTGACCTTGTTTCAACGGGACAGACCCTCCGGGCAAACAGGCTTGTAGAGATTGAAACAATTGCAGAGTCAACTGCGAGGTTGATTTTCAACAGAAGCTCACTCAAGACAAAGTACGAAGAAATCTCTCCTTTTCTGGATAAAATGAGGAGAGGGGTTAAGTGAGATAGCTCTTGGTAAATGCCGGGCTTTATTATGCTAAAATAGAATAATTATCTGATTCAGGCAGAATAAAATGTTAAGGAGTTAGGCATGACAAAAAACCAGAACCTTCAGGACAGTTTTCTCAATCAGCTCAGAAAGGAAAAAACCCATGTAGTTGTCTACCTTACCAATGGAGTGAGGTTGCGGGGCGTGATTAAGGGATTTGACAGCTTTGTGGTACTGCTAAAAGAGACGACTGTTCAGATGATATACAAACATGCCATTTCTACGGTTGTGCCCGAAGGTGTTTTTAATTATCAAATGCCGAGGGTTGAAGAATAAGGAGCAAAAAACAGAGATTAAAGCAGGAGGCGTGTTTTTTTCTTTGATACACGTAGATAGTATTTTTCTCAATTAAGTTTCTTTATTTTCTTATGCACAAATATAAAAATCCTCTGCCAACGGTTGATTTGATAATAGAGTATAACAGCGGGATTATACTGATAAGAAGGAGAAATCCCCCTCATGGCTGGGCCTTGCCCGGAGGGTTTGTTGATTACGGTGAAAGTCTTGAGGCTGCCGCTGTCAGGGAGGCAAAAGAGGAGACAGGGCTTGATGTGGAGCTGGTCAGACAGTTTCACGCCTATTCCGAGCCTGAAAGGGACTCAAGGTTTCATACAATTACCATAGTCTATATTGCAAGGGCAAAGGGGGTTCCCAGGGCAGGAGATGATGCTACAGATGTCGGAGTCTTTGCAAGGGATAATCTTCCCGAGGATATAGCCTTTGATCACAGGGACATATTGATGGATTATTTTGAGAAGAGATACTAAAAATAATCCGTACTTTAGCCGGATTTAAATAAATCACGAACAGGACTTAAGAATCCGGGCAGTCTGCGGATATAATTTTTGTATACCGGAACAGGAGGCTAAAAGATGTTACAGTTTATGCATAAACATGCCAAGTATTTTTATGTCTTCTTTTTTCTTGTGATTATTTCTTTCATATTTTTGTATGTCGGCCCTCTGGATCAGAATCAAAGTCCTGTGGTGGCGGAGGTGGGCAAAGAGAAGATACCCCTTGATGAGTACTGGAGGGCTTATGACAGGTTCCGGAACTTCTATAAGGAAATGTACAAGGAAAAATTTGATAAAAAGATGGAGGAGCAGTTAAACCTTAAACAGAAGGTGCTTGAGACCCTTATTGAGGAGAGGATTCTGCGTATAGAGGCAGAAAAACTCGGATTAAAGGTTTCAGACAGGGAGCTTCAGGAGGCGATTATGAGCGACCCTGCCTTTAAGAGAGACGGTGTTTTCAGGCGGGATGTTTACCTGCAGACCCTGCGGATAAACAGGTTGACTCCGGGATACTATGAATCCATGAAGCGGCAGGAACTCCTGGTCGGCAAGGTTCGTGCACTTATTGGGGAGTCTGTTGTATTAACCGATGACGACCTCAAGGGGCTCAAGGGAGATGAGTCATACTTTAACGCGATAAGAGATGCCATGCTGAAGGACAAACAGCAGAAACTGCTCAGGTCTTATGTTGAGACCCTCAAAAAATCCATAAACGTTAAGGTAAACACGGAACTTATTTCATGAAGCCTCCGGTTAGAGTGAAGATTTGCGGGATTACGAGGAAGGAAGATGCCCTTAAGGCTGTGGAGTTTGGTGCCGATGTCCTTGGGTTTGTATTTTATAAGGGTAGCCCGAGATATGTCCGTCCGGATGTGGTTAAAAGCATAATCAGCGAGCTTCCCCCTTTTGTTACTACCGTGGGTGTTTTTGTTGATGAAGAACCTTCAGTGATAAGAGAGATTGTCGGGGCTGCGTTTATTGATGTTGTTCAGCTACATGGTGATGAGCCGGAAGTGATATGCTCATTATGGCCAAGGGTGGTCAAGGCATTCAGGGTGAGGGAATTTACCGACCTCGGGCCACTTGAAAGATATAGGGTCTCTGCATACCTTCTGGATACCTATTCACCTGATCTCCCCGGTGGCACAGGGCAGATATTTAACTGGGATATTGCCCTTGAAGCCAAGCGTTTCGGTCCTGTTATTTTATCGGGTGGCCTCACCCCTGATAACATTGATAAGGCAATAAGGTGGGTCCATCCATATGCAGTAGATGTAAGTTCAGGTGTGGAAAGAGAGAAGGGAATCAAGGACGAAGAAAAGTTAAGGCTTTTTATTGAAAGGGCAAAAGCCGTTGTTTCTTAATCGTTTTTTGCCCCCATATCGCTTGCTACCCGTATG
This window encodes:
- the murA gene encoding UDP-N-acetylglucosamine 1-carboxyvinyltransferase; protein product: MEKLLISGGKKLRGSVRVSGAKNAALPIMASTILGHGTHKLRRVPNLRDVFTMGRLLEHLGAEFSLSDSTALINTADIKGHEAPYDLVRTMRASVLVLGPLLARHGRARVSLPGGCAIGARPINLHLLGLQKMGALISLDKGYVNARTRRLRGANICFDIPTVTGTENLMMAATLAKGLTRLENAAREPEVIDLANALISAGARIEGAGESIIEIEGVKELNSLDYDIIPDRIEAGTFMAAAGITGGEIVMEGVNKEHIAAVVAKLQETGIKFQESEKGLMVKGPQRLRATDVKTMPYPGFPTDMQAQFMALMSVAEGTSVISETIFENRFMHVAELRRMGADINIEGSIATVKGVKSLKGAPVMATDLRASASLVVAALAARGETLIDRIYHLDRGYESIESKLRSLGARIERQKG
- the hisG gene encoding ATP phosphoribosyltransferase yields the protein MITLALPKGRLLRETVNMLGPMGITFTGDLETSRSLVHESGDKSLRILLLRARDVATFVEYGGADAGVVGKDLLMEEIPAVYEPLDLGFGLCRLVVAEPEKTRGELKTKSLIRIATKYPGITERYFSSMGVQVEIIKLYGSIELAPIVGMADGIVDLVSTGQTLRANRLVEIETIAESTARLIFNRSSLKTKYEEISPFLDKMRRGVK
- the hfq gene encoding RNA chaperone Hfq, producing MTKNQNLQDSFLNQLRKEKTHVVVYLTNGVRLRGVIKGFDSFVVLLKETTVQMIYKHAISTVVPEGVFNYQMPRVEE
- a CDS encoding NUDIX hydrolase; translation: MHKYKNPLPTVDLIIEYNSGIILIRRRNPPHGWALPGGFVDYGESLEAAAVREAKEETGLDVELVRQFHAYSEPERDSRFHTITIVYIARAKGVPRAGDDATDVGVFARDNLPEDIAFDHRDILMDYFEKRY
- a CDS encoding SurA N-terminal domain-containing protein, which gives rise to MLQFMHKHAKYFYVFFFLVIISFIFLYVGPLDQNQSPVVAEVGKEKIPLDEYWRAYDRFRNFYKEMYKEKFDKKMEEQLNLKQKVLETLIEERILRIEAEKLGLKVSDRELQEAIMSDPAFKRDGVFRRDVYLQTLRINRLTPGYYESMKRQELLVGKVRALIGESVVLTDDDLKGLKGDESYFNAIRDAMLKDKQQKLLRSYVETLKKSINVKVNTELIS
- a CDS encoding phosphoribosylanthranilate isomerase → MKPPVRVKICGITRKEDALKAVEFGADVLGFVFYKGSPRYVRPDVVKSIISELPPFVTTVGVFVDEEPSVIREIVGAAFIDVVQLHGDEPEVICSLWPRVVKAFRVREFTDLGPLERYRVSAYLLDTYSPDLPGGTGQIFNWDIALEAKRFGPVILSGGLTPDNIDKAIRWVHPYAVDVSSGVEREKGIKDEEKLRLFIERAKAVVS